A single genomic interval of bacterium harbors:
- a CDS encoding LacI family DNA-binding transcriptional regulator gives MAGIKDIAEKADVSIATVSKALAGKEDVSKATRRKIVRIARHLNYRPNPIARSLVTRKTNTLGLIMPYITNPAATERLRGIQHSALEREFMLISCLSANDGKDSEQKYFQMLCDRQVDGIIIMPIEKSTKDFLSHFSFNLPVVIMSECINHLPYDFVGNDDEEGGRLACEHLVKGGHKHIGYLGNSPSVYSDIEIIKGYRNILEKYHIKEKSNLITFGNTNRDALRKNIAGLMSLSPHPTAIMTWSDMIAFWALEELEKLNINVPRDMALIGYDNIELSAMFRVPLTTVAQSNYQIGTSAADCLIDRIQDKLTDHPRKIIFKPSLIIRESCGLKNTLKNR, from the coding sequence ATGGCAGGCATAAAGGATATCGCTGAAAAAGCAGATGTATCAATCGCAACGGTATCCAAGGCGCTGGCTGGAAAAGAAGATGTTTCCAAAGCTACCCGTCGTAAGATAGTCAGGATCGCTCGTCACCTGAACTATCGGCCAAATCCAATTGCTCGGTCTTTGGTTACCAGAAAAACTAATACACTTGGACTTATTATGCCATATATAACCAATCCGGCAGCAACCGAGAGATTGCGTGGGATACAACATTCTGCTTTGGAAAGAGAATTTATGCTTATCTCATGCCTGAGCGCAAATGATGGTAAAGATTCAGAACAGAAATATTTTCAGATGCTTTGCGATAGACAGGTGGATGGAATAATTATAATGCCGATAGAAAAGAGCACTAAAGACTTTTTGTCTCATTTCTCATTTAACCTTCCGGTTGTGATAATGAGTGAATGTATTAATCACTTACCTTATGATTTTGTGGGGAATGATGACGAAGAGGGAGGGCGCTTAGCATGCGAACACCTGGTCAAAGGAGGACATAAACATATCGGATATCTTGGAAATTCTCCATCAGTTTATTCAGATATTGAAATAATCAAAGGATACAGGAATATCCTTGAAAAGTATCACATAAAAGAAAAATCAAATTTAATTACATTCGGGAATACCAATCGTGACGCATTAAGAAAGAATATTGCCGGTCTGATGTCTCTTTCTCCGCATCCTACAGCTATTATGACATGGAGCGACATGATTGCTTTTTGGGCTTTAGAGGAGCTTGAAAAATTGAATATAAATGTGCCCAGGGACATGGCACTAATCGGCTATGATAATATAGAATTGTCAGCTATGTTTCGTGTCCCTCTTACAACTGTTGCTCAATCTAATTATCAAATTGGAACTAGCGCAGCTGATTGTCTGATAGACCGTATACAAGATAAACTTACTGATCATCCGCGTAAAATAATCTTTAAACCAAGTTTAATTATCAGAGAGTCATGCGGATTAAAAAATACATTAAAGAATAGATAA
- a CDS encoding TIM barrel protein: MSDKQKMKYRFSFGPWNIHEGADPFGPAVRDSFSFDEKLNMYKKLGFDGIQFHDDDAVPDMNKLKSQQIIAKAKKLSQKLENAGLIPEFVAPRLWEDPRTIDGAYTSNDSACRKYAIERSKRAIDIANTIGTDLIVLWLAREGTYIREAKDSRNAVQRLVEAMNVMLEYDPKIRIAIEPKPNEPMDHAYIPTTGHALALAQLSVAPERIGVNIESAHAILAGLDPSDEMGFALSFNKLWTVHLNDQNGMKFDEDKTFGSVDLRRAFNQVRVLEDAGYGRNGEFIGLDVKAMRTQKKEVSTKHLLNSRRIFEALLDIVRSCDKNYIQKLIEKRDYEELDFYIMQRFCEI; encoded by the coding sequence ATGTCGGATAAACAAAAAATGAAGTATCGATTTTCATTTGGTCCTTGGAATATTCATGAGGGAGCGGATCCATTTGGTCCTGCAGTACGAGATAGTTTCAGCTTCGATGAAAAATTAAATATGTATAAAAAACTCGGTTTTGACGGTATTCAATTCCATGACGACGACGCTGTTCCGGACATGAACAAGCTCAAGTCTCAGCAAATCATAGCTAAAGCAAAAAAACTCTCTCAGAAATTGGAAAATGCAGGTTTAATTCCTGAATTTGTCGCGCCCAGATTATGGGAAGATCCAAGGACGATTGACGGCGCGTATACATCAAACGATTCTGCGTGCAGGAAATATGCAATTGAACGAAGTAAACGAGCTATTGACATTGCCAATACGATTGGAACAGACTTAATCGTGCTCTGGCTTGCCAGGGAAGGAACATACATTCGCGAGGCAAAAGACAGTAGAAATGCCGTGCAGAGACTTGTTGAAGCTATGAACGTGATGCTTGAATACGACCCAAAAATCCGTATTGCGATTGAACCGAAGCCGAATGAACCGATGGATCACGCATATATCCCCACAACCGGTCATGCGCTGGCGCTTGCTCAGCTTAGTGTTGCGCCGGAAAGAATTGGCGTTAATATTGAGAGCGCTCATGCAATTCTTGCAGGTCTGGATCCGTCTGATGAAATGGGATTTGCTCTTTCCTTTAATAAGTTGTGGACTGTGCACCTGAATGATCAGAATGGAATGAAGTTTGATGAGGATAAGACATTTGGTTCTGTAGATTTAAGAAGGGCTTTCAATCAGGTTAGAGTATTGGAAGACGCTGGCTATGGAAGAAACGGGGAGTTCATTGGTCTTGACGTAAAGGCAATGAGAACACAGAAAAAGGAAGTATCTACAAAGCATCTTCTTAACAGCAGGAGAATTTTTGAAGCGCTGCTGGATATTGTAAGAAGTTGTGACAAAAACTACATTCAGAAACTTATTGAAAAAAGGGATTATGAAGAATTAGACTTTTACATTATGCAGAGGTTCTGTGAAATATGA
- a CDS encoding uroporphyrinogen decarboxylase family protein, producing MTSKERILAVWNGEKPDHVPLTTWCFGLLAPQNLRWNNHGHEVKYWYSKRMEHLHTLPQAWDVEDDFKRVLAWHSLGVDDILDISVPWSIHPEVSWKDSRIEPNSSEKYPVMAREYQTPAGSLRHAVRETGEDPGAGWVVQPDHVPLIEDYNIPRAVEHAVSSHSDIPKIKYLFCSPDNKAKEWFTRRIQRVKEFTDKHIAPVQAWSAFGMDGVVWLTGTEGAIMMAMDEPEAFGKLIDIIAEADLGRTELAASFPEVDMVVQRGWYSSTDFWSPKLFDDFVYPHIKELAKTAHKYGKKFGYVMTTGVEILGSRLAEAGVDVLYFADPIQDGISLEKARELSERGMTLVGGTNSLSLVSGDSNRIHNEVRQAIDILGATNRFILHPVDALFPDTPWEGIEQMIEAWRKYR from the coding sequence ATGACATCAAAAGAGCGAATATTAGCAGTTTGGAATGGGGAAAAACCGGATCATGTGCCATTAACCACATGGTGCTTTGGTCTTCTTGCTCCACAAAATCTTCGCTGGAATAATCATGGACATGAAGTAAAATATTGGTACTCCAAACGAATGGAGCACCTGCATACCTTGCCTCAGGCGTGGGATGTAGAGGATGATTTCAAGAGAGTTCTTGCCTGGCATTCGCTGGGAGTTGATGACATTCTGGATATATCTGTGCCATGGAGCATCCATCCTGAAGTAAGCTGGAAAGATTCCAGAATAGAACCCAATAGCAGCGAGAAATATCCGGTTATGGCGCGTGAATACCAGACACCTGCGGGTTCTCTGCGCCACGCTGTTAGGGAAACAGGCGAAGATCCGGGAGCCGGCTGGGTGGTTCAGCCTGATCACGTTCCGCTCATTGAAGATTATAACATCCCGCGCGCTGTTGAGCATGCAGTAAGTTCCCATTCTGATATACCAAAAATTAAGTATCTTTTTTGTTCACCAGATAACAAGGCAAAGGAATGGTTTACGCGCCGCATCCAAAGAGTAAAAGAATTCACTGATAAACATATTGCCCCTGTGCAGGCATGGTCAGCGTTTGGAATGGATGGCGTTGTATGGCTTACCGGCACAGAGGGCGCAATCATGATGGCAATGGATGAACCAGAAGCGTTTGGAAAGCTAATTGACATCATTGCTGAAGCAGACCTGGGACGAACGGAATTAGCTGCCTCTTTTCCCGAAGTAGATATGGTAGTTCAACGCGGCTGGTATTCGTCAACGGATTTCTGGTCACCAAAGTTGTTTGACGATTTCGTTTATCCTCATATCAAAGAATTAGCGAAAACGGCTCACAAATACGGGAAGAAATTCGGTTATGTTATGACCACAGGGGTCGAGATTCTTGGGTCCCGTCTGGCAGAGGCAGGCGTAGATGTTCTTTATTTTGCCGATCCAATACAAGATGGAATATCTCTTGAGAAAGCGCGTGAACTTTCTGAGAGAGGTATGACATTAGTGGGTGGAACTAATTCTCTTTCACTGGTGTCTGGCGATAGCAACAGAATCCACAATGAAGTGCGTCAGGCCATTGACATTCTCGGTGCGACAAATCGTTTTATTCTCCATCCTGTAGACGCGCTATTCCCTGATACACCATGGGAGGGCATAGAACAAATGATCGAAGCATGGAGGAAATACAGATGA
- a CDS encoding Gfo/Idh/MocA family oxidoreductase, producing the protein MNTNKFKVGIIGMGFIGKIHLEELSRVEGIEVLAIADSNIELVKNIGERFGIKKIYSDWEELVNDKDIEVVHNCTPNNLHFEVNQKVIESGKEIFSEKPLALSSEESGILVEKAREKGTITGINFCYRYYPVIQEAAYRIKSGEIGNVHTVLGHYLQDWLLYSTDYSWRLDPKFSGRSNVMGDLGSHWCDLVQFITGSRIKEVMAELRTVIPKRQRPKDKSALTFSDRISQNSEEVDITLDDYGALMLRFENNARGTFTTAQVCAGRKCNIDIQVYGTEKSLAWNHERPSELWMGKRNEANEIFFESPLLQHKSTQHYATLPSGHPMGYRDAVLNLFRDYYNTIKDKREGNKAISNHPDFIAGHNEMLVLEAALESVEQRTWTEVKYNDF; encoded by the coding sequence ATGAACACAAATAAGTTTAAAGTTGGTATTATTGGGATGGGGTTTATTGGCAAGATTCATTTAGAGGAATTATCTCGGGTAGAAGGAATTGAAGTTCTGGCTATAGCGGATTCTAACATAGAACTGGTTAAGAATATTGGAGAAAGATTTGGAATTAAGAAAATTTATTCTGATTGGGAAGAACTTGTTAACGACAAAGACATAGAAGTAGTACATAACTGTACACCTAACAATCTTCATTTTGAAGTCAATCAGAAAGTTATAGAAAGCGGAAAAGAGATATTCTCAGAAAAGCCCCTGGCTTTAAGTTCAGAAGAGTCCGGAATTTTAGTTGAAAAAGCCAGAGAAAAGGGAACTATTACAGGAATAAATTTCTGTTACCGGTATTATCCAGTTATCCAAGAAGCTGCGTACAGGATAAAGTCTGGAGAAATAGGCAACGTTCACACGGTTCTAGGACATTATCTTCAGGATTGGCTGCTTTATTCTACTGATTACAGCTGGAGGCTTGATCCCAAGTTTTCGGGTCGTTCGAATGTTATGGGTGATCTGGGAAGCCATTGGTGCGATCTGGTTCAATTTATAACAGGCAGTCGGATTAAAGAGGTTATGGCAGAGTTAAGAACAGTTATTCCTAAAAGACAGAGGCCAAAAGATAAATCAGCTTTGACTTTTTCAGACCGGATTTCCCAGAATTCTGAAGAGGTGGATATAACCCTTGATGATTACGGGGCATTAATGCTCCGTTTTGAAAATAATGCAAGAGGCACCTTTACTACTGCTCAGGTGTGCGCTGGTAGAAAGTGTAATATAGATATTCAAGTATATGGTACGGAAAAATCCCTGGCATGGAATCATGAACGACCCAGCGAACTCTGGATGGGTAAGAGAAATGAGGCAAATGAAATATTCTTTGAATCTCCCCTGCTTCAGCATAAATCGACCCAGCATTATGCAACCCTGCCATCCGGACATCCAATGGGATATCGGGATGCAGTGCTTAATTTGTTCAGGGATTATTACAATACCATTAAAGATAAGCGAGAAGGGAATAAAGCCATCTCAAATCATCCGGATTTTATAGCAGGACATAATGAGATGTTGGTATTGGAAGCAGCTTTAGAATCAGTTGAGCAAAGAACATGGACAGAAGTTAAATATAACGACTTTTAA
- a CDS encoding DegT/DnrJ/EryC1/StrS family aminotransferase, whose amino-acid sequence MPGPGMELIGEEEKKELLEVIESGYLFRYGSDNNPNFKAKVYSLETEFAKLSGVKYAVAVNSGTTALLVALGGLGIGPGDEVIVPGYTFVASISSIIYARAIPILAEIDESFNLDPDDVQRKITPRTKAIMAVHMLGNPARLDKLKKIADKHNLILIEDAAQAGGASYKGKPIGSIGNAGCFSFNIFKTITAGDGGMVITDNEELYRRFFAFHDQGHSPMRKSVDVGKRPFVGLDFRMTELTAAVVLAQLRKIEKIITTLRNNKRRFKDGITDIKGVKFRDITDPDGECATVMTIILPSKEIAEKIAHELGTTVIQASGWHVYSNMEHILNQRTITKEGCPFTCPYYKGPKPDYYKGMLPRTDDLLSRSINIGIGVSDPGLGTAFGITITNNASEIDKKVEQFRSATEKHLK is encoded by the coding sequence ATGCCTGGACCAGGAATGGAACTAATTGGCGAAGAAGAAAAAAAGGAACTGCTAGAAGTTATTGAATCAGGCTATCTTTTTCGTTACGGAAGTGATAATAACCCAAATTTTAAGGCAAAGGTATATTCATTGGAAACTGAATTTGCGAAATTGTCCGGGGTCAAATACGCAGTAGCAGTCAACTCAGGCACTACTGCTTTGCTCGTAGCTTTAGGCGGATTGGGAATTGGTCCGGGGGACGAGGTGATAGTTCCCGGATATACGTTTGTCGCCAGTATTTCCTCTATAATTTACGCAAGGGCGATACCAATCCTGGCAGAGATAGATGAATCATTTAATCTGGATCCGGATGATGTTCAAAGAAAGATAACTCCACGAACAAAAGCCATCATGGCGGTGCATATGCTTGGTAATCCCGCAAGATTGGATAAATTAAAGAAAATTGCTGATAAGCATAATTTAATTCTTATCGAGGATGCTGCCCAGGCAGGTGGCGCGAGTTACAAAGGAAAACCGATTGGAAGTATAGGCAATGCAGGATGCTTTAGCTTTAATATATTCAAGACTATTACTGCAGGTGATGGTGGAATGGTGATTACAGATAATGAAGAATTGTACAGGCGGTTTTTTGCGTTTCATGACCAGGGTCATAGTCCTATGAGAAAAAGCGTTGACGTTGGGAAAAGACCATTTGTCGGACTGGACTTCCGCATGACTGAATTAACAGCGGCTGTTGTTCTGGCTCAATTAAGAAAAATAGAGAAAATAATAACAACTCTTAGAAACAATAAAAGACGATTCAAAGACGGAATAACTGATATAAAAGGAGTTAAATTCAGGGACATAACAGATCCAGATGGAGAATGCGCAACTGTTATGACAATTATTCTGCCCTCAAAAGAAATAGCAGAGAAAATAGCCCATGAACTTGGAACTACAGTTATTCAAGCCTCAGGCTGGCATGTTTATTCAAATATGGAACATATATTAAATCAACGAACTATTACTAAAGAAGGGTGTCCGTTTACCTGCCCGTATTATAAAGGACCCAAACCGGATTATTATAAAGGCATGCTGCCTCGTACAGATGATTTGCTCTCAAGATCCATCAATATCGGGATAGGGGTATCAGATCCTGGGTTAGGTACTGCATTTGGAATTACTATTACAAATAATGCTTCTGAAATAGACAAAAAAGTAGAGCAGTTTAGAAGTGCAACTGAAAAACATTTGAAATAG